CCGAACTAGTTCAGATCTATAGGGTGTAAAAAGAAACCTAGAGTAAGTGACAGCTGGTAAGGTTTCTTTGCAGTTCAAGAAACAGAACTGAAATCTGTATATCCTGAAGTCTTTTTCTTGGAGTGGGAAAGAAATGTGTGGTGctggaaagggaggaaaaatataaaacaggttCTTACATATTAATATCCTCTCCCCAGATCTGACAGGATGGCATCTGATGACTTTGATATAGTGATTGAGGCCATGCTGGAAGCTCCCTATAAAAAAGAAGAGGTAATATTTTCCACCTCACTCCTGGAATTGGGTTAATAAGAAAGAGTAGTTGTCGATCATCACTTTCAACTTTCAACATTTTATGAATCCTCTTTCTCTGCATATTTATTGTGTAGAATAACTAATCATAAAAGGCATAGTCTTAATAAGCTTTGCTGGAGACTATTGTTGAGAGCCATACTTTTAGAGAGGACCTCAGAAACAAGTGGGCACATAATGTGGTAATCTGTGCTTTGCTCAAAACTCGAAGTGACACAGTAGAAAGTCACTGTACCTCAGACCTAgcaccaatttcttttttttttttttcttttgagacagagtcttgctgtgtcaccaggctggagtgcagtggtgcagtcttggctcactgcaacctccgcctcctgggttcaagcgattctcgtgcctcagcctcccaggtagctagaattataggcaagcgccaccacgaccagctaatttttatatttttagtagagacggggtttcaccatgttggccaggatggtctcaatctgacctcaggatccacccaccttggccttccaaagtgctgggattacaggggtgagccactgcgcctgtcccagtttcttttttgatatattttttatagagacagggtcttgcgatgttgcctgggctggtctcgagctcccaggctcaagcgatctgccttggcctcccaaagtgctgagattacgggagtgagccactgcacctggcccacttaACACCaattttcttgcttgcttgcttttccctccctctgccctctcctcccatctctccctcattctcccttcccttcccccactgctttcttttttcttttcttttcttttttttttttttttttgagacggagtttcactcgttgcccaggctggagcgcagtggcgcgttctcagctcaccacaacctctgcctcccaagtagctgggattacaggcatgtgccaccacacctggctaattttgtatttttagtagagatggtttctccatgttggtcaggctggtctggaactcctgacctcaggtgatccgcccgccttggcctcccaaagtgctgggattataggcatgagccaccacgcctggccgttttttttttgtttttttttttttttttgagacagagtctcactaggctgcccaggctggagtgcggtggtacaatcccagttactgcaacctttgcctcccagattcaaatgattctcctgcctcagcctcccaagtagctgggactacaggcgtgtgccactatgcctggctaatttttgtattttagtagagatggggttttaccatgttggcgaggctggtctcaaactcctggcctcaattgatccgcctgcctcagcctttaaaagtgctgggattataggcgtgagccaccgcccccggcctagCACCAATTTGTAACTCTCCTGGGAAATCTTAGTGGAGCAGATGTTGGGTAACTGAAGTTTGACATCAAAATCTGTCATGCTGATCCCTTCCTTTCAGGTAGTTTCCTTGATTCCTCTCTTACTCCCTTTGTTAGGAAATAAGGGTGCTGAAAATCTGGCTAGATAATCAAgttgtttgatttctttcttgTCCACCTTTGTTCCCTTTGCCCATTGGAATCTGTGTGTCTGCCACCTTATACCTTGTGACATTTTCCTGGTGAATGCCTCAGGATGAGcaacaaaggaaagaagttaaaaaggaTTATCCTAGCGATACCACCAGCAGCACCAGCAACAGTGGCAATGGGACCAGTGGAAGCAACACCATCGGGGAGACAAGCAAGTGAGTGTGGGAGGAAGAAATGGGTTGGCAACTTGGGGAAGGGAAACAGTTTTGTCCTTTGGAAAAATAACCAGAATAGGGAGATTGTTTCTGTTAAGACTGCTGACTGTTAGTAATGGCTCCACTTAGGTCATGAGAATAATGGTGACTTGATTTAATTATCCAGTCTTCCTTTTCCAGTGTAAATTTGTGGATTAGTCCTAGCATCAATATACTTCATTTGAATAAAATACCAagaggggccgggtgtggtggctcacacctgtaatcccagcactttgggaggccgaggtgggtggatcaccagaggtcaggagttcgagaccagattgaccaacatggtgaaaccccgtctctactaaaaatacaaaaattagctgggtgcagtggcaggcttctgtaatcacagctactcaggaggctgaggcaggagaattgcttgaacctgggaggcggaggttgtagtgagccgagattgtaccatcgcactccagcctgggaaacagagtgagactccgtctcaaaaaaaaaaaaaaatagcaagaggACCCCTGATTTGGAAACACCAGGTTTTGCTTGGCATTAGGGGGAAAAATGGCGTCTTCAGATGCCTGACAGCTTTCAGGGCTGTAAGTTGGTATTGTGCAATTGCTGTGAACTACTGCTGGATCATCTTCGGGTCTTTGGTCTTTTCATGCTTTCTGTTTCATTCTGGCCTTACTGTAATTCCTTTTCTTTGGCAGCAATAATGAAACCTTCTCTTTAAGAATTTACACTCCTGACCTGGCGCGGTGCTCACGTggggctcacgcatgtaatcccagcactttgggaggctgaggcaggtggatcacttgaggccaggggttcaagatgaacctggccaacatagcgaaaccttgtctctactaaaaacataaaaaattagctgggcatgatggtacatgcctgtaatcccagctactcaggaggctaaggcacgaggatcgcttgaacctggaaggcagaggttgcagtgagctgagattgcaccactgcacgacagagcgagactctttctcaaaattaaaaaaaaaaaaaaaaagaatgtactctCTTTCACAGGAAGAAGAGGAGTCGGAGCCATAGTAAAAGCAGGGATAGAAAGCGCAGGTCAgtaattctgggccaggcacagtggctcgtatctttaatcctagcactttggaagccaaggcgggaggatcacttcaggccaggagttcaaaaccagcctgggcaacatagcaaaatcctgtctctacaaaaaatttaaaaattacccaggtgtggtggtacatacttgtactctcagctacttgggaggctaaggctggaggattgcttgagcccaggagttcaaggttgcagtgagctgagattgcaggaccaaactccagcctgggcaacagattgagaacctgtctcaaaaaaaataaaaaaataaaaaattaaaacatttagcttaaaacacaaacacattgtacaactCTACAAGTTTTCTTTatgtccttattctataagcttttttctatttttaaaatttttttgtcttttactttttaaacattattgttattgttgaaAACTACAACACAAAGACACATGAGCCTAGGCCTGGAGGGGTctttcacctccacatcttgtcccactggaaggtcttcaaggGCATTAATACACATAGAGTTGTACTCTGCTCTACGTGCTTTCTTTAGGAGCACCTTCTGAAGGACCCGCCTAaggctgttttatagttaacCGAAGTAGAAGTAATATATTCTAGAATGATAacaaatatagtaaatacatGAATCAGTGACATCATTAATTTTTATCGTGAAGTATATACTGTacgtaattgttttatttttaaacaatttttaatgatGTATAATGTATGTAGTTTCTGGTATGTGTGAAATTTAatacatataatttgtaaagatcaaatcagtgtacttgAGATATTCttaacttaaatatttatcttttcattatgctaggaaacattcaaattattctctactagctattttgaaatgtataatagaTTATTGTACACTGTAGTAATAACCCTACTGATCTGTTGAAcattgggtcttattttttcttttttctttttctttttttttttgttttgagactgagtttcgctcttgttgcccgggctggaatgcaatggcacgatcttggctcaccgcaacctccgcctcccaggttcaagtgattctcctgcctcagcctcctgagtagctgggattacaggcatgtgccaccatgcctggctaatttttttttttttttttttttttttttgagacaagagtctccctctgttgcccaggatggagtgcagtggcgcgacgtcggctcactgcaacctccgcctcccaggtttaagaagttctcctgcctcagcctcttgagtagctgggattacagtcgcgcaccaccacgcctggctaatttttgtatttctgatagagatggggtgtcaccatgttggccagactggtctggaactcctgatctcaagtgatccacgcatctcggtctcccaaagtgctgggattacaggcgtgagccactgcgcctggcttaattttgtatttttagtagagatggggtttctccatgttggtcaggctggtctcgaactctcgacctcagatgatccgcctgccttggcctcccaaagtgctgggattacaggcgtgagccaccgcacccagccctgggtcttattttttctattaaatgatatatttgtatccattcatctacttcTGTTCATTCCACCCACAGCCcccatccttccatccttcccagcctctagtaaacACTAGTCTTTCTGTCTTCATGAGATTCACTTTGTACATAATCGGATGTGCTGTACTTTTATACAACTGGGAGTGCAATAGGTAATAGTTTGGTTTACACCAGtatcaccacaaacacataaGTAATACATTACAACATTACAGCGGCTGTAACATCACTAGGTTATACGAACTTTTCAGcaccattataatcttatgggaccactgttgtatatgcacTTGGTTGTTGGCCTAAACGTGATGTGGGCATGACTATAGTTGTTTCCCTCTGTAGTCGTAGTCGAGATCGGGATCGGTATAGACGGAGAAATAGTCGGAGCCGAAGTCGAGGTCGGCAGCGTCGTCACCGTAGCCGTAGCTGGGATCGTCGACATAGTTGTGAGTCGCGAAGTTGGGACCGTCGTCGTGAGGATCGTGTGCGTTACAGGAGTCCTCCACTTGCCACTGGGTATCACTTTTTGCTAATAGATTCACCTTTGTATAATAATCTGGATAAAACAACAAATGCACTATGAACCCTGCTTGAGGGTGCTTATTATAACACATTGTGATTGGCAGGATACTCAGGCACAGAAAGGGTTGGTATTCAAAATTTactggcatggtagctcatgcctgtaatcccagcactttgggaggctgaggccagaagatcacttgggcccaggcgttcaagaccagccaggacaacatggcgaaaccctggctctacaaaaaatgcaaaaattggctaGATATGGTCatgtgtgtctgtaatcctagctacacaaggaggctgaggtgggaggattgcttgagcctgggaggcaaaggttgcagtgacccgagatggcgccactgcactccagcctaggtgacagtggaaaccctgtctaaaaaaaaaaaaaaaaatgagacgaAGTACTGGAATCTGGTTTTCTCACCATGGAAGACCCAGCATTGGACCAATGAGAATAAGGTTtcaccttttgtttttctctattctttagtTATAGGTATGGACACAGTAAGAGTCCTCATTTCAGAGAGAAGAGCCCAGTCAGGTGGGTTGATAATGAACACTGTTTTAGGGATTATGAGGTATGAATAAAAGGTTATTTGAGCCAAATTGCAGGAATGTGTAGTACTTGAGGGTTAGTTAGAGAACAATGACCAGGTATTGGGAGGGCTGGTATCAACACATTTCACTCTTTAGGGAGCCAGTTGATAATCTGAGTCCTGAGGAGCGTGATGCCCGCACAGTTTTCTGTATGCAGTTAGCTGCCCGAATTCGGCCTCGAGATCTGGAGGACTTTTTCTCTGCTGTAGGCAAGGTAACCCTCCTACCTTAGTTTTCTTCTGAGTAGCTTAGCTTGTATCTCCCTTTATGCCCAACTCAGGATTTCTTTTGTGTCCTGGATAGGTTCGCGATGTACGTATCATCTCAGATCGGAACTCACGTCGTTCTAAGGGCATTGCCTATGTGGAATTCTGTGAAATCCAGTCTGTGCCACTGGCCATTGGGCTGACTGGGCAGCGGTTGCTGGGAGTGCCTATCATTGTACAGGCTTCACAGGTGAGCAGGCTGAGAAACAGACATAAGATTTTAAGGGGAGTGGGAATGTGGGACATGACCTAtcatttcctccttccccaggcAGAGAAAAACCGACTGGCAGCCATGGCCAACAACCTGCAAAAGGGCAGTGGTGGACCAATGCGCCTCTATGTGGGTTCCCTGCACTTCAACATCACTGAAGACATGCTCCGGGGCATCTTTGAGCCCTTTGGTAAAGTGAGTAGAAGTGAGAGAAACCTCTGAAGGGAATTGGAAGAAGTGGGGAGGGTGAGTGTTTGAGTGTACTTCTCTGTTGTGCCTGGCTATGATTAGCCTGCTGCATACATCATAGTGAGCATATGAGTCTATGCTGTGAAAGTTTGGCTCCATCTCTATTCATGTGCTTGGTAGACAAATAAGTTAGACACAATGAAATCAAATAATAGGCCAGattaagaaagattaaaaaatacaaaaattagccagatgtggtggtgcatgcctgtagtcccaactactcgggaggctgaggtgggagggtcacttgagcctgggaggtcgaggctgtagcgagccttaaaaaaaaaaaaaaaaaaggccaccttttaccaaaatatttctactgactaattttttttttttttttccgagacaaggtctcactctgtcacccaggctggagtgcagtagcatggtcttagttttgtattttttgtagagacggggttttgccacgttgcctgCCCacgtcagccttccaaagtgctaggattacaggagtgagtcaccacgccccactgtttctttttaaaagatttgggccaggcactgtggctcagtctataatctcaacacttcaggaggctgaggcaggaggatcacttgagcctaagaatttgagagcagcctgggcaacatagcagaacctcatctctacaaaaaataaaaaattagctgggtgtggtggcctgtgcctgtagtcccagctacttgggaggctaaagtgggaggattgcttgaacctaggagatcaaggctacggtgagccatgattgcgccactgccctccattttgggcagcagagtgagaccctatcgcaaattaatagtgataataataaaagatgtaaTTTTTTGGGTAGAAAGCTAGAAATATTGGCGGAtcatgatggctcactcctgtaatcccagaactttgggaggctgaggctggtggatcatttgaggccaggagtttgagaccagcctggccaacatggtgagaccgcatctctgctaaaaatacaaaaattaatgattgcaccactgcactccagcctgggcaacagagtgagactctgtctcaaaaaaaaaaaaaaaaaagcaatctggGTAGGAAAGATTGAAGATGTGGGCTAGTCAGAAGTTTACTAATAATTTCTCACTATTCTACTACAGATTGATAATATTGTCCTGATGAAGGACTCAGATACAGGCCGCTCTAAAGGTTATGGTTTCATCACGGTGAGTCTctagtcttttaatttttttattttactttgggtTTGTCCACTTGTCTGATTTTGCAGCTTAGCTTCATCCTCCTGCTTTAGGAACTGTCTAAATGACCCATAAACCCTGGTGCCTGAAGCTTGGACTAGCCTTCTACCCCTTGAGATGAGTGCATTGCTTGAGATATTGGCTTTGCTCCTACACTCTGTCAGTGGCCCTGGTATGGGGGTGTTCAGGAGTTCAGCCAGCTTCCCTGGTGCTGCAACTTGGCTCTTTGGGTAATAGTAACCAGGCTGCAGCTAAAATGTTGGGAGTGTGAGGGAGGTTAGGTATGGGCTTTTAAGGACATGCTTTGTAGAACTGATGTTTCTCATAACAGGGATGGGAATAGGAAATTATATTTCCCTCTGGTGCTACCCCATTTGAAGCAATTTCTGCACTGAGAAGGATCACTTATTAACGTAGCACTATGGGGAGAATAGTGAGGCCACCTAATTATGGGCAAGTTTCACCTTTTCCTGACATTCCAACAAAATGGTTGCCAATTCCTATAACTGGTTCTTCCAGCCCCATGTGACTCCAGGCTGAGAACTGGCTGCCAGTCACAGAGTCTGAAAGAAACTTGTATTTTCTGGGCTTAAACCAGGCAGCATACACCCCCACAGTTACCCACAGGGCAGAGGGCAGTAGGTTGTATTCTATCATTGGAATTGCTCACCTCAAAAATATCCAGTAAAGGGAAGCCATGTATAACACCTGCCTAGGAACTGTCAGTACCACATGCCAGGCCCTAAGGCAGGTTATACTGCTAGCTAGCTAAACAAAGCTAGCTGTGGTGTTGACAATTCTGTGGTGGCAAGTAACTTTTGTAACCTTTTCTAGCTCTCTGTGTGACTGAGATATGGAAAGGCTTCTGTGGGGCGTTTTTGCCCTTGTGTTGTTGCCTTTTGGGTCAACAACCTTGACACTTAAACAAACAGCAGACTGGGAATCCTCTTTGTATCAGTATGTTGCCGGGTGCTGCTGATAAAAGGGACTAGAGAGTAAAGGCCTTCTGGTCAGCAGGTCACTTAGTCAACAGCtcttgtgtgtatgtgggggtgtGCGTTGTGCCTTGCTGTCAGCACTAGGGTGTGTTCCCTCCTAAGCCTGGAATTAGGAGTTCCAGATTCCTAGTACTTAActaaaatttggccaggcacagtggctcacgcctgtaattccagcagtttgggaggccaaggtgggtgaatcgcctgaggtcaggagttcgagaccagcctgaccaacatggtgaaaccccatctctattaaaaaaaataaaaataaaaaaactagctgggcatggtggtgggtgcctgtaattccagctactcgggaggctgaggcaggagaattgcttgaacccaggagacggaggttgcagtgagctgatatggtgccactgcactctagcctcggtgacagagtgggactccgtctcaaaaaaaaaaaaaaaaaaaaaaaaggactaaaacTTACTAGGACAGAGAACTGAATTAAAAGCCCAGGAGCCTTGGCTCTTAGCTTGTCTTCCATTTGATATACCCATTTGTGAAATAACTTGTCAGGCTAGGTTTCCTACAATAATAAACTTTTGCATTGTTAGATTCTTAATGGAGCTGGAAGATTGAAAAGTGACTGCCATTGAGTCCATTGGAAAAGGTCTTTTTCAGAGAACCATTTTGAGGTGATGGGCATAGGTCATATTTTCTGGGAAAGAAAAGTTTGTACCTCAGTGAGCATACAATTTTCCTGGGATAGTAGGACTAGGGAATGTTACTGGGTCTTTGAGAGCATGTCTTTAGTGAGTAGGTGACTAACATGGCCTGGGTTTCTCATAGTTCTCTGATTCTGAGTGTGCCCGGCGGGCCCTGGAACAGCTGAATGGCTTTGAGCTTGCTGGTCGACCTATGAGGGTTGGCCATGTGACTGAGCGACTGGATGGTGGCACAGACATCACTTTTCCTGATGGGGACCAGGAGCTGGATCTGGGATCAGCAGGTGGACGTTTGCAGCTCATGGCAAAACTGGCAGAAGGTAAAATATCTCCGCAAGGTGAAGAATATGGGGTTGAATTTTAGATGAAGGGTTGGGGCTTAGTGccaccttttcttttccttttaggcTCTGGAATCCAACTGCCAAccactgctactgctgctgctgctgctgctgctgccgctgcccaAGCTGCTGCCTTGCAACTGAATGGAGCAGTTCCCTTGGGGGCCCTGAATCCAGCAGCTCTGACTGGTAGTCTTAGACacgggaaaggaagggaaggttTGGGGGTCTGGAAAGAAGGAGTGCGCTGTGCTTGCTCACTCACTCTGCCTGTCTTTGTTCTAGCTCTGAGTCCAGCCCTGAACTTTGCCTCCCAGTGCTTCCAGCTCTCCAGCCTCTTTACCCCCCAGACCATGTGAGTCTCAGGGTCTAGTTCATTCTAGCCTTTGATTATTCTCTTTCCTTTGGCTTCCCATTTACCTCTTCTTTCCACAGGTAAATCAGTGGCACAGCATACTGCCTCCTTGTGCCTCTGGATCCTGCCACTTCACATCTACACTTCCATGGCTCCATTTTGTGGACCAAGCCATCCTGAGGGCATGGACATTGTCTCTGAGGAAATTGGGGCCACCCTTAAGACACCAAGAAGAGCTCCTGCCCATGGTCCCACTGGAAATGGACTCTGCTGAGCAAAGCCCCCAGTTGAAGAGGAGAATCCACACCTGCATTGAATACCTGTTTCTCCATGCGTATCGTCTCTGAGATTACCTTCTTGCCCTTTCCAACACCTTAGTGATTCCTCCCCCATTGGGAAGGCCATAGGGCATTAACTGAAGGAACTGacctctctccttttcctgtaCCTTTACCCTTTAGTCTGTCAAGGGAAACCCTTAGGACCTCTGAATCAAGAGGACTGAGTTTGTAGGTGAACCTTGAAGGTGCTCTTTTTGTTACAAGGGCCCTGGGAGATAGCATGGACATGTGCATTGAGAAGCCAGCCTCAGACCTTAGCTTGAAGCAGCTTGAGGCCAGACCTACTGTAGGCTCAGCATCTTGCTAGGAGGCATGGAAGTGATCTGTCCTGCCAGGAGGCATGAGGAGTGATCTGTCCTGCCAGGAGGCATGAGAGTGATCTGTCCTGCCAGGAGGCATGAGAGTGATCTGTCCTGCCAGGAGGCATGAGAGTGATCTGTCCTGCCAGGAGGCATGAGGAGTGATCTGTCCTGCCAGGAGGCATGAGGGTGATCTGTCCTGCCAGGAGGCATGAGGGTGATCTGTCCTGCCAGGAGGCATGAGGGTGATCTGTCCTGCCAGGAGGCATGAGGGTGATCTGTCCTGCCAGGCATTTAGGGGCTTTCAGGAATTTAGTAAAAGGTGGAGTATGCCTTTCCAGTATCTTCCATCTTCCTTTGTATACTTGTCCTTCCTCCCATTTCCTCCCTTtggcctggggtgggaggatggaggcTGCTACTCTACCACTTCCTGTGTGCCTCTACTGTGGCCTCAACCCTGGCAATGAAAGCTGCTCCCATCCCCTACCTGGGCGTGTGTGAGCCCTTCTCACCGGATTTTATACCCTTGTGTctgtgtacataaatatatatacatatatatatatatatatataaactttgtaCAAAAGGCAAGCCTCCTCCTTGTGGCAGCTGTTGCCCATTTGTGTGTGGTCTTTGTTGTGTGTCTGACAACTTCTCACGAGCCCAACTCATGATGTTTCTAGGGATATAAAACATTAGTAACAccattgtgtttatttattttatttaaccacctttagaaagaaaaatgaaaactcacACCTGGGTGGGGTTCCCATTCTGTATCTGCACTACACTGTTGATCCTATGGTTGTCTTCTCCATCTATCTTCATCTTAACTATCTCCATCCCAACCACCCACTGGACAGAATTACCCAAAGAGCCAAGTTGCAGCACCAGGACAGACTTAACAGGCTCCTTCTCTGTGCCTAATGACAGATCTTATCTTTCCAGCAGATGGCACTATGACAGTACTACATTctacacttctttttttctagtgGGGGGGTTGTGATCTTGAAGAGTTAAATACCAGAGCTAAGCTGAGCTTTCTTAACTCTATTGGCCTTTGTAGCTGCCTTTGACCCTCTTTGTAGTAGCAATCCCAATCCGATATCCAAAGGGGTTTGTGTCTTGTATAACAGCAGGGTTCCCCTGACCTGATGTCTACTGTCGTTCCTCTGTCAGTCCCCTCAACTGCTTTCCATGTGGCTCTGCCTGGCATAACAGGCCTGAGACCAGTGAATTCTAGGGAACTGAGTATTCCAGAAATACCTCTGTGAAAGGGAAGGTGCACCTACCACTGCCTTAATAATGGGGTGGGAGAGTGGCTGTCTCACCCAGCTTAGGGACCAAATGAGAAGGCCTGAATTCAAGGGCAGGGCTCTGTGGGGCTCATTTTTTGATCTCTATGGCAACAAAATGCTAAGACTTTCTTATGCTAAAAATATGGATAATTGCTGTTAGGTTTTAATTTGTCAGCTCTCAGACTTCTAAGCCAGTGATGTTAGCCTCTGGGGCTGCTTTTAACACAAAATCATTTAAGTACTTGAAGCCTGCTTGATTCATAAAAGGCCAGGGGGACTCTAGCTCCTAAGTCTGTTTGCTGCTTCTGTaacaataccacagactgagtaatttgtaaagaaaagaaatgtaggctgggtgcagtggctcatgcctgtaatcccagcactttgggaggctgaggtgggtggatcatgaggtcaggagttcaagaccagcctggccaacatggtgaacctctgtctctactaaaaataccaaaagtagctgggcatggtggtgggcgcctgtagtcccagctactcaggaggctgagacaggagaatcgcttgagcctgggaggcggaggttgcagtgagtcgaggtcgcaccactgcactccagcctgggcaacagagcgagactccatctcaaaaaaacagaaaagtgtatttctcacagttttggaggctgggaatttCAAGAGCATGGTgcctgcatctggtgagggtcatcccatggcagaagggcacAAGGTAGAAATGAGTACATGAGACAAAGGGACCATGGGCCAAAGTTGCTTTGTAACAGCCC
The sequence above is drawn from the Nomascus leucogenys isolate Asia chromosome 22a, Asia_NLE_v1, whole genome shotgun sequence genome and encodes:
- the RBM23 gene encoding probable RNA-binding protein 23 isoform X2 yields the protein MASDDFDIVIEAMLEAPYKKEEDEQQRKEVKKDYPSDTTSSTSNSGNGTSGSNTIGETSKKKRSRSHSKSRDRKRSRSRDRDRYRRRNSRSRSRGRQRRHRSRSWDRRHSCESRSWDRRREDRVRYRSPPLATGYRYGHSKSPHFREKSPVREPVDNLSPEERDARTVFCMQLAARIRPRDLEDFFSAVGKVRDVRIISDRNSRRSKGIAYVEFCEIQSVPLAIGLTGQRLLGVPIIVQASQAEKNRLAAMANNLQKGSGGPMRLYVGSLHFNITEDMLRGIFEPFGKIDNIVLMKDSDTGRSKGYGFITFSDSECARRALEQLNGFELAGRPMRVGHVTERLDGGTDITFPDGDQELDLGSAGGRLQLMAKLAEGSGIQLPTTATAAAAAAAAAAQAAALQLNGAVPLGALNPAALTALSPALNFASQCFQLSSLFTPQTM
- the RBM23 gene encoding probable RNA-binding protein 23 isoform X4 is translated as MASDDFDIVIEAMLEAPYKKEEDEQQRKEVKKDYPSDTTSSTSNSGNGTSGSNTIGETSNRSRDRDRYRRRNSRSRSRGRQRRHRSRSWDRRHSCESRSWDRRREDRVRYRSPPLATGYRYGHSKSPHFREKSPVREPVDNLSPEERDARTVFCMQLAARIRPRDLEDFFSAVGKVRDVRIISDRNSRRSKGIAYVEFCEIQSVPLAIGLTGQRLLGVPIIVQASQAEKNRLAAMANNLQKGSGGPMRLYVGSLHFNITEDMLRGIFEPFGKIDNIVLMKDSDTGRSKGYGFITFSDSECARRALEQLNGFELAGRPMRVGHVTERLDGGTDITFPDGDQELDLGSAGGRLQLMAKLAEGSGIQLPTTATAAAAAAAAAAQAAALQLNGAVPLGALNPAALTALSPALNFASQCFQLSSLFTPQTM
- the RBM23 gene encoding probable RNA-binding protein 23 isoform X7 is translated as MASDDFDIVIEAMLEAPYKKEEDEQQRKEVKKDYPSDTTSSTSNSGNGTSGSNTIGETSNRSRDRDRYRRRNSRSRSRGRQRRHRSRSWDRRHSCESRSWDRRREDRVRYRSPPLATGEPVDNLSPEERDARTVFCMQLAARIRPRDLEDFFSAVGKVRDVRIISDRNSRRSKGIAYVEFCEIQSVPLAIGLTGQRLLGVPIIVQASQAEKNRLAAMANNLQKGSGGPMRLYVGSLHFNITEDMLRGIFEPFGKIDNIVLMKDSDTGRSKGYGFITFSDSECARRALEQLNGFELAGRPMRVGHVTERLDGGTDITFPDGDQELDLGSAGGRLQLMAKLAEGSGIQLPTTATAAAAAAAAAAQAAALQLNGAVPLGALNPAALTALSPALNFASQCFQLSSLFTPQTM
- the RBM23 gene encoding probable RNA-binding protein 23 isoform X5, with amino-acid sequence MASDDFDIVIEAMLEAPYKKEEDEQQRKEVKKDYPSDTTSSTSNSGNGTSGSNTIGETSKKKRSRSHSKSRDRKRSRSRDRDRYRRRNSRSRSRGRQRRHRSRSWDRRHSCESRSWDRRREDRVRYRSPPLATGEPVDNLSPEERDARTVFCMQLAARIRPRDLEDFFSAVGKVRDVRIISDRNSRRSKGIAYVEFCEIQSVPLAIGLTGQRLLGVPIIVQASQAEKNRLAAMANNLQKGSGGPMRLYVGSLHFNITEDMLRGIFEPFGKIDNIVLMKDSDTGRSKGYGFITFSDSECARRALEQLNGFELAGRPMRVGHVTERLDGGTDITFPDGDQELDLGSAGGRLQLMAKLAEGSGIQLPTTATAAAAAAAAAAQAAALQLNGAVPLGALNPAALTALSPALNFASQCFQLSSLFTPQTM
- the RBM23 gene encoding probable RNA-binding protein 23 isoform X3; translation: MASDDFDIVIEAMLEAPYKKEEDEQQRKEVKKDYPSDTTSSTSNSGNGTSGSNTIGETSNRSRDRDRYRRRNSRSRSRGRQRRHRSRSWDRRHSCESRSWDRRREDRVRYRSPPLATGYRYGHSKSPHFREKSPVREPVDNLSPEERDARTVFCMQLAARIRPRDLEDFFSAVGKVRDVRIISDRNSRRSKGIAYVEFCEIQSVPLAIGLTGQRLLGVPIIVQASQAEKNRLAAMANNLQKGSGGPMRLYVGSLHFNITEDMLRGIFEPFGKIDNIVLMKDSDTGRSKGYGFITFSDSECARRALEQLNGFELAGRPMRVGHVTERLDGGTDITFPDGDQELDLGSAGGRLQLMAKLAEGSGIQLPTTATAAAAAAAAAAQAAALQLNGAVPLGALNPAALTALSPALNFASQCFQLSSLFTPQTM